One stretch of Campylobacter sp. CCS1377 DNA includes these proteins:
- a CDS encoding flagellar assembly protein A: MFNFKARYANSQIIESEDPYILLQKQTNKNFRILDFKTICTSNEDEIQEYSSDELSIFNDDNFFVNKIKKIEQKFIIELFPKEQLALNFKTILSSNENSSSIKILFEGENFLRFYDNFKEDLIQEVFKNMLKEHYLIGIRLKKEFFNDIDTIIAQLKNNTTSKKAIFSVANGVEPKQGKADEIIFYKSIENVKNLNEGKISYDQKSYAKPIEKNELLFEYIKPIEGKIGRNLKGKILKPKPLQNNGNTLKIDKNIITKDTREKISYYASSYGYLKKIGSNYSIIDELILYNVSLKNTGSIKSNTLEEISVEITNNNYLDESIKAGVKVEAYNVKIAGNVDIASVKSEFLSIGGKTHSKSKLYAKNAYINTHKGYLEADIAFIDNLENGTVIANTVIINTCMGATIKADKIYVKNALSYNCIHPKKFLLVDNINGDMNEFSVSPNHVVTANNEFYEDMVLAKELHNKISHINAQMKESYDFIFKNQNKVHYFKNINSNNPTHLKLIQNYENSLVRYKKLFENYQELVCFAYVLDTKLDEIYGVAFNAKIMIYNNEGNDNLIKFKVIHPRSIELRYILKKNDPFKLFHLKRNDKNPTIHKEENFPDEFIKWTQTNKENYFN; this comes from the coding sequence ATGTTTAATTTTAAAGCCAGATATGCAAATTCACAAATTATAGAATCAGAAGATCCTTATATTTTATTACAAAAACAAACAAATAAAAATTTTAGAATTTTAGATTTTAAAACCATCTGCACAAGCAATGAAGATGAAATTCAAGAGTACTCAAGTGATGAATTATCAATTTTTAATGATGATAATTTCTTTGTCAATAAAATCAAAAAGATTGAACAAAAATTCATTATAGAACTTTTCCCAAAAGAACAACTTGCATTAAATTTCAAAACCATACTTAGTTCAAATGAAAATTCTAGCTCTATAAAAATACTATTCGAAGGCGAAAATTTCCTACGATTTTATGATAATTTCAAAGAAGATTTAATCCAAGAAGTCTTCAAAAATATGCTTAAAGAACACTATTTAATAGGTATTAGACTTAAAAAAGAATTTTTTAATGACATTGATACAATCATTGCTCAATTAAAAAATAATACCACCTCCAAAAAAGCTATATTTAGCGTAGCGAATGGAGTTGAGCCCAAACAAGGAAAAGCGGATGAAATTATTTTTTACAAAAGCATTGAAAATGTAAAAAATTTAAACGAAGGGAAAATTTCTTACGATCAAAAATCCTATGCTAAGCCTATAGAAAAAAATGAATTGCTTTTTGAATACATTAAACCCATAGAAGGCAAAATAGGAAGAAATTTAAAAGGTAAAATTTTAAAGCCAAAACCTTTACAAAATAATGGAAATACATTAAAAATTGATAAAAATATTATTACCAAAGACACAAGGGAAAAAATTTCTTATTATGCAAGTTCTTATGGTTATTTAAAAAAAATAGGTTCTAATTATTCTATTATTGATGAGTTGATTTTGTATAATGTCAGCCTTAAAAATACAGGCTCTATAAAATCAAATACTCTCGAAGAAATTAGTGTCGAAATCACAAATAATAACTATTTAGATGAAAGCATCAAGGCCGGTGTAAAAGTCGAAGCCTATAATGTAAAAATAGCAGGAAATGTTGATATAGCTAGCGTAAAATCAGAATTTTTGTCTATAGGTGGAAAAACACATTCTAAATCAAAGCTATATGCTAAAAATGCTTATATTAATACGCATAAAGGTTATTTAGAGGCTGATATTGCTTTTATTGATAATTTAGAAAATGGAACCGTAATTGCCAATACTGTTATTATTAACACTTGCATGGGTGCAACCATTAAAGCAGATAAAATTTATGTTAAAAATGCTCTAAGCTATAATTGCATTCATCCAAAAAAATTTCTATTAGTAGATAATATTAATGGCGATATGAATGAATTTAGCGTAAGTCCTAACCATGTCGTTACTGCTAATAATGAATTTTATGAGGATATGGTACTTGCCAAAGAATTGCATAATAAAATTTCTCATATTAACGCCCAAATGAAAGAATCTTACGACTTTATCTTCAAAAACCAAAACAAAGTGCATTATTTTAAAAATATCAATTCAAACAACCCCACTCATCTTAAACTTATACAGAACTATGAAAATTCCCTTGTAAGATATAAAAAACTATTCGAAAATTATCAAGAATTAGTATGCTTTGCCTATGTATTGGACACAAAACTTGACGAAATTTATGGAGTAGCTTTTAATGCAAAAATTATGATTTATAATAATGAAGGAAATGATAATTTGATTAAATTTAAAGTCATACATCCAAGATCAATAGAACTTCGCTATATTTTGAAAAAAAATGACCCTTTCAAGCTTTTTCATCTCAAACGCAATGATAAAAACCCAACCATTCACAAAGAAGAAAATTTCCCTGATGAATTTATCAAATGGACTCAGACAAACAAAGAAAATTATTTTAATTGA
- the infC gene encoding translation initiation factor IF-3 produces MSKEKEVLLNEEIRADEIRCIGDDGKVYGIISSDEGLEIANRLGLDLVMIAPDAKPPVCKIMDFGKFRYQQEKKQKEAKKKQKVIDIKEIKLSVKIAQNDINYKVKHALEFLEQGKHVRFRVFLKGREMASPEAGVALLEKIWTMIENEANRDKEPNFEGRYVNMLVTPKR; encoded by the coding sequence TTGAGTAAAGAAAAAGAAGTATTGCTCAATGAAGAGATTAGAGCAGACGAAATCAGATGTATAGGTGATGATGGCAAGGTTTATGGTATCATCAGTAGTGACGAAGGCTTAGAGATTGCAAATCGCTTAGGACTTGATCTTGTTATGATAGCTCCTGATGCCAAACCACCGGTTTGTAAGATAATGGATTTTGGAAAATTCCGCTATCAACAAGAGAAAAAACAAAAAGAAGCTAAGAAAAAACAAAAAGTAATTGATATAAAAGAGATTAAACTTTCTGTAAAAATCGCACAAAATGATATTAATTACAAGGTAAAACATGCTTTAGAATTTTTAGAACAAGGAAAGCATGTGAGATTTCGTGTATTTTTAAAAGGGCGTGAGATGGCAAGCCCTGAAGCGGGTGTAGCTTTGCTTGAAAAAATTTGGACTATGATAGAAAATGAAGCTAATCGCGACAAAGAGCCAAATTTTGAAGGCCGTTATGTCAATATGCTCGTAACTCCAAAAAGATAA
- a CDS encoding DNA adenine methylase — MQENTKFLKEQIITYLGNKRTLLHFLKQGFDFAKTELNKEKFSFCDVFSGSGIVSRFAKAHCDFLVANDLELYSKIINECYLSNKNSSLIKDLKHYHKKLLSDLELEKGFISKLYAPKDENNIKKNERVFYTLKNAMFLDTIRQKIEQEIPQNLKHFFIAPLIYEASVHSNTSGVFKGFYKGKNGIGKFGGEAQNALKRIKGEMSLSLPIFSNFCCDFEVTQKDANDLAKELDKIDVAYLDPPYNQHPYSSNYFMLNLIASYQKPKEISKISGIPKNWNRSDFNKAKKAEDALFELIFNLKAKVILLSYNCEGFIKKEKFLKRLEKLGKCNIIEQKYNTFKASRNLRNRSLYVNEQLYILLKNI; from the coding sequence ATGCAAGAAAATACTAAATTTTTAAAAGAACAAATCATCACTTATCTTGGAAATAAACGCACTTTATTGCATTTTTTAAAACAAGGTTTTGATTTTGCCAAAACAGAGCTTAATAAAGAAAAATTCAGTTTTTGCGATGTTTTTAGCGGTTCGGGTATAGTTTCGCGTTTTGCAAAAGCGCACTGTGATTTTTTAGTTGCAAATGACTTAGAGCTTTATTCTAAAATCATCAATGAATGCTATCTTAGCAACAAAAATTCCTCACTCATTAAAGATTTAAAACATTATCATAAAAAACTTTTAAGCGATTTAGAGCTAGAAAAAGGCTTTATTAGCAAACTTTATGCTCCAAAAGATGAAAATAATATCAAAAAAAATGAACGCGTTTTTTACACCCTAAAAAATGCAATGTTTTTGGACACAATCAGACAAAAAATCGAGCAAGAAATTCCTCAAAATTTAAAGCATTTTTTTATAGCCCCACTCATTTATGAAGCAAGCGTGCATTCAAATACTAGCGGTGTGTTTAAAGGCTTTTACAAAGGAAAAAATGGAATCGGTAAATTTGGCGGAGAAGCGCAAAATGCCTTAAAGCGCATTAAAGGAGAAATGAGTTTATCTCTGCCTATTTTTTCAAATTTTTGCTGTGATTTTGAAGTCACACAAAAAGATGCAAACGATTTAGCTAAGGAATTAGATAAAATCGATGTGGCATACTTAGATCCCCCATATAACCAGCATCCTTATAGTTCTAATTATTTTATGTTAAATTTAATAGCAAGTTACCAAAAGCCAAAAGAAATTTCAAAAATTTCTGGAATTCCAAAAAATTGGAATCGTAGCGACTTTAATAAAGCAAAAAAAGCTGAAGATGCTTTATTTGAACTCATTTTTAATCTCAAAGCAAAAGTTATTTTGCTCTCTTATAATTGTGAAGGTTTTATCAAAAAAGAAAAGTTCTTAAAACGACTTGAAAAACTTGGAAAATGTAATATTATTGAACAAAAATACAATACTTTCAAAGCAAGTAGAAACCTAAGAAATCGTAGCCTTTATGTCAATGAGCAACTTTATATTTTATTAAAAAATATTTAA
- a CDS encoding hemerythrin family protein, protein MDNKQILFEWSKEFSVKNMQIDAQHKKIFDIANEAWLIAKDIPTQPSSKEQQKLKQIILHLLDYINTHFKEEEIFMQNINFPLLKEHKQSHRELIEKVKNILKNISDTQILSKELALLTKKWILKHIIGEDMLIKHYAETALDIKEIHYSLEQYNKILAMNKDIEKESQYSYVCSCMLKTHKICQTLHEHLLKENSFIRCKVCKQPLVYLENKDLNEKALKNFKLKFFGTSNV, encoded by the coding sequence ATGGATAATAAACAAATATTATTTGAATGGAGCAAAGAATTTAGCGTTAAAAATATGCAAATTGACGCTCAACATAAAAAGATATTTGATATCGCAAACGAAGCTTGGTTGATTGCAAAAGACATACCAACGCAACCAAGTTCAAAAGAACAACAAAAGCTTAAGCAAATTATTTTGCACTTACTTGATTACATTAACACACATTTTAAAGAAGAAGAAATTTTTATGCAAAACATAAATTTTCCTTTACTAAAAGAACATAAACAATCTCATAGAGAGCTTATAGAAAAGGTTAAAAACATACTTAAAAATATCAGCGACACTCAAATTTTATCCAAAGAACTTGCACTATTAACCAAAAAATGGATTTTAAAGCATATTATTGGTGAAGATATGCTCATCAAGCACTATGCTGAAACCGCTTTAGATATTAAAGAAATTCATTATAGTTTAGAACAATATAACAAAATTTTAGCGATGAATAAAGATATTGAAAAAGAAAGCCAATATAGCTATGTCTGCTCGTGTATGTTAAAAACTCATAAAATTTGTCAAACCTTACATGAGCATTTATTAAAGGAAAATAGTTTTATTAGGTGCAAAGTTTGCAAACAACCTTTAGTTTATCTTGAAAATAAAGATTTAAATGAAAAGGCTTTAAAAAATTTCAAACTCAAATTTTTTGGAACAAGCAATGTTTAA